The following are encoded together in the Tripterygium wilfordii isolate XIE 37 chromosome 3, ASM1340144v1, whole genome shotgun sequence genome:
- the LOC119995040 gene encoding uncharacterized protein LOC119995040 — protein MSASLLNTASPLRSLPTCRRRTTLTPTISVRASSESSETTSTTVKQDPQSSSASRTFIAPPNFKPPEPKTFAVRPDKGGEILGASLALFFRLGTGVFASGYSVSFVPKNEFPPGQYALEVAGFKVKETSKIGPRPEKPIEIYEFESCPFCRKVREIVAILDLDVLYYPCPRNGPNFRPKVAQLGGKQQFPYMVDPNTGAAMYESDAIIKYLVEKYGDGKVPFMLSLGLLTTLTAGFAMLGRMGKGSTYVTSKLPPQPINIWAYEGSPFCKIVREMLVELELPHILCNCARGSPKRQILFEKTGLFQVPYIDDPNTGVQMFESAEIVEYLRATYALQ, from the exons ATGTCTGCTTCGCTCCTGAATACGGCTTCACCACTTCGCAGCCTGCCTACCTGCCGTCGCCGTACTACTCTTACACCTACGATTTCCGTCAGAGCCTCCTCGGAGTCTTCAGAAACTACTTCTACAACCGTCAAGCAAGACCCGCAATCATCATCAGCAAGCCGGACATTCATTGCCCCACCCAATTTCAAGCCTCCTGAGCCGAAGACTTTCGCGGTCCGACCCGACAAGGGTGGAGAAATCCTTGGGGCTTCTCTTGCCCTATTTTTCAGGCTGGGGACTGGGGTTTTTGCTTCTGG GTATTCTGTATCATTTGTTCCAAAGAATGAGTTTCCACCTGGCCAATATGCTCTGGAGGTAGCAG GTTTTAAGGTGAAAGAGACCTCAAAAATAGGCCCTCGTCCCGAAAAGCCTATTGAGATATATGAGTTTGAAAG CTGCCCTTTTTGCCGAAAG GTTAGGGAAATTGTTGCCATTTTGGATCTTGATGTTCTTTATTATCCTTGCCCTAGAAATGGCCCAAATTTTCGCCCCAAGGTTGCTCAGCTGGGTGGAAAGCAGCAGTTCCCGTACATG GTTGATCCTAACACCGGAGCTGCAATGTATGAATCAGATGCCATAATTAAGTATTTAGTTGAAAAATACG gtGATGGAAAGGTTCCTTTCATGTTGTCACTTGGTTTATTAACG ACTTTGACTGCGGGTTTTGCTATGCTTGGTCGTATGGGAAAG GGTAGTACATATGTAACATCAAAACTTCCACCTCAACCAATTAATATATGGGCATATGAG GGATCCCCATTCTGCAAAATCGTTCGTGAAATGCTTGTGGAGTTGGAATTACCACACATTCTTTGCAA TTGTGCACGGGGAAGCCCAAAACGACAGATATTGTTTGAGAAAACTGGACTTTTTCAG GTACCGTATATAGACGATCCAAATACTGGGGTGCAAATGTTTGAAAGCGCTGAAATTGTGGAGTACCTAAGAGCAACTTATGCTCTTCAATAA
- the LOC119995308 gene encoding uncharacterized protein At3g28850: MGCVSSKLLKKEIHRDIILNNGGECVNHVVSLTSSTYGALKLDYNNDPKHQPIKDIVAEPKKMQRSPPREEPEVINAWELMEDLEDGVPIAGLAKKSPKSLGMPRGLEDLDARSPLKFLNPFVSPKKAKRFGGKENKGCENGVNKSVGGSYFTPKSSLKAKNSPANSCKAMLRLSFPLKGSPLGTRTEGFGNDSGVTLRTRSLSPLFDPELVASYERELSEEEEQIKRIISPSPGIRKMKNTGDLQSFLCQFVQKCPPGGENTVVIYTTTLRGIRKTFEDCNCARSIIESHQIQLYERDISMDSGFKEELRSLMGTKGVKVPLVFVKGRLIGGVDQVVKLEEEGKLGILFEGIARAVAGGCEGCAGMRFVMCRECNGSCKVLDNEQKKTLKCSECNENGLIHCPLCC, translated from the coding sequence ATGGGTTGCGTTTCGTCAAAACTCTTAAAGAAAGAGATCCACCGGGATATTATCCTCAACAATGGCGGCGAGTGCGTGAACCACGTCGTGTCCCTCACGTCATCCACTTACGGTGCTCTCAAACTAGACTACAACAATGACCCGAAGCACCAGCCCATCAAAGATATTGTTGCAGAGCCAAAGAAGATGCAGAGATCTCCGCCTCGAGAGGAGCCAGAGGTCATCAATGCCTGGGAGCTCATGGAGGATCTTGAAGACGGAGTACCCATTGCGGGCTTAGCCAAAAAAAGCCCCAAATCGCTGGGTATGCCTCGTGGGTTAGAGGATTTAGATGCCAGAAGTCCCTTGAAGTTCTTGAACCCGTTTGTTTCTCCAAAGAAAGCGAAGAGATTTGGAGGGAAAGAGAACAAAGGCTGTGAAAATGGGGTTAACAAGAGTGTGGGAGGGTCGTATTTTACTCCAAAATCAAGCTTGAAAGCGAAAAATTCTCCTGCGAATTCTTGCAAGGCAATGTTGagattgagttttccattgaaAGGGTCCCCACTCGGGACAAGAACGGAGGGATTCGGTAATGATTCAGGCGTCACACTACGGACCAGGAGTTTGAGTCCCCTGTTTGATCCAGAGCTTGTTGCCTCATACGAGAGAGAATTGTCTGAAGAGGAAGAACAAATCAAGAGGATTATTTCACCATCACCCGGAATCCGGAAAATGAAGAATACAGGAGATTTACAGTCTTTTCTCTGCCAATTCGTACAAAAATGCCCGCCCGGGGGAGAAAATACAGTTGTGATTTACACCACCACTTTGAGAGGAATTAGAAAAACTTTTGAGGATTGCAACTGTGCAAGATCAATTATTGAATCACATCAGATTCAGCTGTACGAGCGCGACATTTCGATGGATTCAGGGTTCAAGGAGGAGTTAAGGAGCTTAATGGGGACAAAGGGGGTGAAAGTTCCACTTGTGTTTGTGAAGGGGAGGTTAATTGGGGGAGTTGACCAAGTAGttaagttggaggaggagggaaAATTGGGAATTCTGTTCGAAGGGATCGCTAGAGCTGTTGCCGGGGGATGTGAAGGATGTGCAGGAATGAGGTTTGTTATGTGTAGAGAGTGCAATGGGAGCTGCAAAGTGCTTGATAATGAGCAAAAGAAGACATTGAAATGTAGCGAGTGCAATGAGAATGGCTTGATACATTGCCCTCTATGTTGTTGA
- the LOC119995701 gene encoding uncharacterized protein LOC119995701, whose amino-acid sequence MPQVDLETIVSACAGGSSDRKITCETLADTGDDVPPDFPPESFWLSKDAELEWFDRNAFIERKDSTKGNNANSANLNPNLIHGYNSSSQRFSHNLKSKASIFTLLKPQKPNYADTKNRRNCKQGNTPLFPKRSGSAVKSDSSLVEPSSPKVSCMGRVRSKRDRNRQLRNRQKSSERGSKKDSERRSSEEKPVERQRNGFFAGFRAIFRSTRRDKEKKDESHRLSPSAKSSATKTSDIRSRLPPSDPDIESPARRKSSDRAHDVGEPTAESVGLGGMKQFTSGRRAESWGTVIDVA is encoded by the coding sequence ATGCCACAGGTAGATCTGGAAACTATAGTTTCCGCCTGCGCCGGAGGCTCCAGCGACCGCAAAATCACGTGCGAAACCCTAGCCGACACCGGTGACGATGTACCTCCGGATTTCCCGCCGGAATCCTTCTGGCTTTCCAAGGACGCAGAGCTTGAGTGGTTTGACCGGAACGCTTTCATCGAGCGGAAGGATTCTACTAAAGGAAACAACGCTAATTCGGCGAACCTAAATCCCAACTTGATCCATGGATACAACTCCAGTTCTCAACGATTCTCTCACAACTTGAAGTCTAAAGCGTCTATTTTCACCCTACTAAAGCCGCAAAAGCCGAATTATGCCGATACCAAGAACCGCAGGAACTGTAAGCAAGGAAACACTCCCTTGTTCCCTAAGCGATCCGGATCTGCCGTTAAATCGGACTCTTCGCTAGTCGAGCCGTCTTCGCCCAAGGTTTCTTGTATGGGAAGAGTAAGATCCAAGAGAGATCGAAACCGTCAGTTGAGGAATCGGCAGAAGTCATCTGAACGGGGGTCTAAAAAGGACTCTGAGCGGCGATCCAGTGAGGAAAAACCTGTGGAGAGACAGAGGAATGGATTCTTTGCAGGTTTCCGGGCAATTTTCCGGTCCACTCGTAGagacaaagaaaagaaggacGAGTCACACAGGCTCTCACCGTCAGCAAAGAGCTCAGCGACAAAAACTAGTGATATTAGGAGCCGTTTACCACCCAGTGATCCCGACATAGAGTCACCGGCGAGACGGAAGTCATCGGACAGAGCGCATGACGTTGGTGAACCGACGGCCGAGTCGGTTGGATTGGGCGGAATGAAACAGTTCACTTCTGGTAGAAGAGCGGAGTCTTGGGGCACCGTAATTGACGTGGCGTGA
- the LOC119995043 gene encoding heme-binding-like protein At3g10130, chloroplastic, with protein MSALEARVSLVFALASQQASSLSKEINCSNNSNLFALVFSLFKTSLILFFLLASVLMDVASDTAKYVFQRVPDLETVEYEVLSRRDKYEIIVVEPYYIAETKRWWM; from the exons ATGTCCGCCTTGGAAGCTCGAGTCTCTCTCGTCTTCGCCCTAGCTTCCCAGCAGGCTTCTTCCCTCTCTAAGGAAATTAATTGCTCCAACAATTCTAACTTATTTGCTCTCGTTTTCAGTCTATTCAAAACTTCGCtgatccttttttttcttttggcctCAGTTTTGATGGATGTGGCGAGTGATACCGCGAAATATGTGTTTCAAAGAG TTCCGGATCTTGAGACGGTTGAATATGAAGTTTTGAGTAGGAGAGACAAGTACGAGATTATAGTAGTTGAG CCATACTACATAGCAGAAACAAAAAGATGGTGGATGTAA
- the LOC119995702 gene encoding alpha carbonic anhydrase 1, chloroplastic-like, protein MASPFSVSVLTLVLLIGVTSACNLEKLASIQFGYSGAKGPDSWGSLNPHFAACASGKHQSPVNILKNETVTNGNLKPLTRAYKSANATLVNNGFNIGIRYDQNVGVLLVDGKNYTLKQMHWHCPSEHRINGEQFAAELHMVHLDNDGNFAVVGILYSYGNADPFISKLKAALDKLAKERCGSDEEAHVALGTININHIRKNSRKYYRYMGSLTTPPCSEKVVWNILGKVRTISKEQVEALTVPLDSVCKKNARPPQQLNGRMVELYDEMGDD, encoded by the exons ATGGCCTCTCCATTCTCAGTCTCCGTCCTCACTCTTGTGTTGCTGATTGGTGTTACTTCTGCATGTAACCTTGAGA AGCTTGCATCAATTCAGTTTGGATACTCTGGTGCTAAGGGACCTGATTCCTGGGGAAGTTTGAATCCACATTTTGCAGCCTGTGCATCTGGGAAGCACCAGTCTCCTGTCAACATTTTGAAGAATGAAACAGTCACTAATGGTAATCTGAAGCCCTTGACCAGGGCTTACAAGTCTGCTAATGCAACCCTGGTCAACAATGGCTTCAACATTGGG ATACGCTATGATCAAAATGTGGGAGTGTTGTTGGTAGATGGTAAAAATTACACCTTGAAGCAAATGCATTGGCATTGTCCTTCTGAGCACCGGATTAATGGAGAACA ATTCGCTGCTGAACTTCATATGGTCCACCTGGACAACGATGGCAACTTTGCAGTTGTTGGAATCCTCTACTCCTATGGTAATGCAGATCCATTTATCTCTAAG TTAAAGGCTGCTTTGGATAAACTGGCAAAGGAGCGGTGTGGAAGTGATGAAGAGGCACACGTTGCGCTCGGTACCATCAACATTAACCACATTAGGAAAAACAGTCGCAAGTACTACAGATACATGGGTTCTCTCACAACTCCCCCATGCAGTGAGAAAGTCGTCTGGAACATCCTTGGCAAG GTGAGAACAATCTCAAAGGAGCAGGTGGAGGCACTTACAGTTCCATTGGACTCAGTTTGCAAGAAGAATGCAAGGCCTCCACAGCAACTGAATGGGAGGATGGTTGAGCTATATGATGAAATGGGCGACGACTAA
- the LOC119995307 gene encoding heterogeneous nuclear ribonucleoprotein Q-like codes for MPRPRTSPTAEDKAHGPESSSEPKRPVDADERVDLDNDPEEMEEEVEYEEVEEEVEEEEEEEEEEEEVEEEDEEEVEEDYESERDDTGVDPQKGSDGRALKASEEEKKKHADLLALPPHGSEVYLGGIPHDASEEDLKGFCETVGEVTEVRIMKGKNSGEGKGYAFVTFRTMEMASKAIEDLNNSELKGRKIKCSTSQAKHRLFIGNVPRNWGEEDMKKAVTEIGPGVISVELLKEPQNPSRNRGFAFIEYYNHACADYSRQKMSTSQFKLDDNAPTVSWADPKNVESSSASQVKAVYVKNLPKDITQDHLKELFEHHGKITKVVIPPAKTGQEKSRYAFVHFAERSSAMKALKNTEKYEIDGQVLECSLAKPQADQKSSGGANLQKSASNPSYPPRLGYGLPGGAYGPLGTGYGPAGFAPPLIYGRGATPAGLAMMPMLLPDGRIAYVMQQPGLQHFTPPPQHRGGGRGSSSGGNRSSGSSNTGSSSRGRGRYNPY; via the exons ATGCCGAGGCCAAGGACAAGTCCTACTGCAGAGGACAAGGCACATGGACCTGAGAGTTCTAGTGAGCCCAAAAGGCCTGTTGATGCTGACGAACGTGTAGACCTCGATAACGACCCTGAGGAGATGGAGGAAGAGGTGGAATATGAAGAGGTAGAGGAAGAggtggaagaagaggaggaagaagaagaggaggaggaggaggtggaggaggaggacgaggaggaggtggaggaagaTTATGAAAGTGAGAGGGATGATACTGGAGTCGATCCTCAAAAGGGTTCAGATGGCAGGGCGTTGAAAGCTtctgaagaagaaaagaagaagcacGCTGATCTTCTTGCACTCCCCCCTCATGGATCAGAGGTATACCTTGGGGGAATTCCTCATGATGCTTCTGAGGAGGATTTGAAGGGCTTTTGTGAGACTGTAGGAGAGGTCACAGAG GTAAGAATAATGAAGGGAAAAAATTCAGGAGAGGGAAAGGGTTACGCTTTTGTGACCTTTAGGACAATGGAGATGGCTTCCAAGGCTATAGAAGATCTGAACAACTCTGAATTAAAG GGAAGAAAGATAAAGTGTTCAACTTCTCAAGCCAAACATCGGTTATTCATTGGTAATGTTCCTAGAAACTGGGGAGAAGAAGATATGAAGAAGGCTGTGACAGAGATAGGACCTGGAGTCATATCTGTGGAACTTTTGAAG GAGCCTCAAAACCCCAGCCGAAATCGTGGATTTGCTTTCATTGAATACTATAATCATGCATGTGCAGACTACTCAAGACAAAAGATGTCGACCTCGCAATTTAAGCTTGATGATAATGCTCCAACTGTGAGCTGGGCTGACCCCAAAAATGTGGAATCTTCTTCTGCTTCTCAG GTGAAGGCGGTGTATGTCAAGAATTTACCAAAAGATATCACGCAGGATCATTTGAAGGAGCTGTTTGAGCATCATGGAAAAATCACAAAAGTGGTTATCCCACCAGCTAAGACTGGACAAGAGAagagcagatatgcttttgtgCACTTTGCAGAAAGGTCAAGTGCCATGAAAGCGTTGAAGAACACTGAGAAATATGAAATTGATG GTCAAGTGTTAGAATGTTCTCTTGCAAAGCCACAGGCGGATCAGAAATCTTCCGGAGGAGCAAATTTACAAAAATCAGCCTCCAACCCAAGCTATCCACCTCGTCTAGGTTATGGTTTGCCTGGTGGTGCCTATGGTCCTCTGGGTACTGGATATGGCCCTGCTGGTTTTGCACCG CCGCTGATTTATGGTAGGGGAGCGACCCCTGCTGGCTTGGCAATGATGCCAATGCTTCTGCCTGATGGAAGGATTGCATATGTCAT GCAACAACCTGGGTTGCAACACTTTACACCTCCACCACAGCATCGGGGTGGTGGTCGTGGTAGTTCAAGTGGTGGAAATCGAAGCAGTGGTAGTAGCAATACTGGTAGCAGCAGCCGTGGGCGTGGGCGTTATAATCCGTACTAG
- the LOC119995350 gene encoding uncharacterized protein LOC119995350 — MASSDDASFPAADVDKELHPGHNQRVEVDSVSSDIAASKEIKAKCEANQKEKERQKRDAMQKLKSAIMVSAVIVAVAGAAFAITKKLREK, encoded by the exons ATGGCGAGTTCTGATGATGCTTCGTTTCCAGCTGCTGATGTTGATAAAGAATTGCATCCTGGACACAACCAGAGGGTTGAAGTTGATTCGGTATCATCTGACATTGCTGCCTCAAAAGAGATCAAG GCAAAATGTGAGGCAAaccaaaaggagaaagaaaggcaAAAGAGGGATGCAATGCAGAAACTGAAGTCAGCAATCATGGTTTCAGCAGTGATTGTGGCTGTGGCTGGTGCTGCCTTTGCCATTAccaagaaattgagagagaaaTGA
- the LOC119995041 gene encoding uncharacterized protein LOC119995041: MGNCLVVEDKVIRVMKPDGKILEYRAPINVNQVTSEFSGHAISDSLQVIHHHLLPETKLLGGHLYYLEPLPSSPPEIRKKKKVRFSNPETEESGVVRIKIIISKQELHEILQKEGVSADDMLSHLQFPEKVSKVDRSSEEEENSNRWKPALESIAEVN, encoded by the coding sequence ATGGGAAACTGCCTAGTCGTTGAAGATAAGGTAATCCGGGTAATGAAGCCAGACGGGAAAATTCTTGAGTATAGAGCACCCATCAATGTAAACCAAGTGACCTCAGAATTCTCCGGCCATGCAATATCTGATTCGCTTCAGGTCATCCATCATCATCTTCTGCCTGAAACCAAACTGCTTGGGGGTCACTTGTACTACCTAGAACCTCTTCCATCCTCACCCCCAGAAattagaaagaagaaaaaagtgagattttCTAATCCAGAAACAGAAGAATCTGGTGTAGTAAGGATTAAGATAATTATCAGCAAGCAAGAACTACATGAGATTCTGCAAAAGGAAGGAGTTTCTGCTGATGATATGCTCTCTCATCTTCAATTTCCAGAGAAAGTAAGTAAGGTCGATAGAtcaagtgaagaagaagaaaacagcaACAGATGGAAGCCTGCCCTAGAAAGCATAGCCGAAGTAAACTAG
- the LOC119995647 gene encoding monooxygenase 1-like, producing MGHEADVVIVGGGICGLATALALHRKGIKSVVLERSDTLRATGAAIIVHANGWRALDQLGVASVLRQTAYPLHSVQFIPVHDDNIGKRKVKPYGEEELRCLKRTDLIKVFADNLAPNTVRLGCQVESIKLDPITSFPVLQLHDGSTLKAKVVIGCDGVNSVIANMFELHPTRVSPACVARGFTNYPDCHGFEKGVLIFRHDNVQLGRMPITDKLAYWFLVREWTSQDSVVSRDQALIRESTMQSLKGFPTDALEMIKRSDLDSLRFTGLKYRAPWDLLRGQFRKGTVALAGDAMHAMCPFIAQGGSASLEDSVVLARCISGKMCKSRVDIEEALDQYVKERRMRVFCLSFETYLVGMMNYGRFALARVLGIILLAILFRDSFGHTHFHCGQL from the exons ATGGGTCATGAGGCAGACGTGGTGATTGTGGGTGGTGGAATATGTGGGCTGGCCACTGCCCTTGCTCTCCACAG GAAAGGTATAAAGAGTGTGGTGTTGGAAAGATCAGATACATTGAGAGCAACAGGAGCTGCAATCATCGTCCATGCAAATGGATGGCGTGCGCTTGATCAGCTTGGCGTTGCCTCTGTGCTCAGACAAACTGCTTATCCCCTACACTC GGTGCAATTTATACCAGTCCATGATGACAACATTGGCAAGCGCAAGGTAAAGCCTTATGG GGAAGAAGAGTTGCGATGTTTGAAAAGAACGGATCTAATTAAAGTTTTCGCCGATAATTTGGCCCCAAACACTGTACGATTGGGATGCCAAGTGGAGTCAATCAAATTGGATCCTATAACTTCTTTCCCAGTTCTTCAACTTCATGATGGAAGCACACTCAAGGCCAAG GTTGTGATTGGATGTGATGGTGTGAACTCTGTGATTGCAAACATGTTTGAGCTACATCCTACTAGGGTTTCCCCAGCATGCGTGGCAAGAGGATTCACAAATTATCCAgattgtcatggatttgaaaaaGGGGTACTCATATTCAGACATGACAATGTCCAATTAGGACGAATGCCAATCACTGACAAGTTGGCTTATTGGTTTCTAGTAAGAGAATGGACTTCTCAAG ATTCAGTGGTTTCAAGAGATCAAGCACTAATCAGAGAGTCAACAATGCAGTCACTTAAGGGTTTCCCAACTGATGCATTGGAGATGATAAAGAGAAGTGACTTGGACTCGTTACGTTTCACGGGCTTGAAATATCGAGCACCGTGGGACTTACTACGAGGACAGTTCCGAAAAGGAACTGTAGCACTTGCCGGAGATGCAATGCACGCAATGTGTCCATTCATTGCTCAAGGAGGCTCAGCCTCATTAGAAGATTCAGTTGTGCTTGCTAGATGCATATCAGGGAAGATGTGCAAGAGCAGAGTTGATATAGAGGAAGCACTTGATCAATATGTGAAAGAAAGAAGGATGAGAGTGTTCTGTCTGTCTTTCGAAACATACCTTGTGGGGATGATGAATTACGGTCGGTTTGCGCTGGCTAGAGTTTTAGGCATCATACTCCTGGCTATCCTCTTCAGAGATTCATTTGGCCACACCCACTTTCACTGTGGCCAACTCTAA
- the LOC119995176 gene encoding replication protein A 14 kDa subunit A: MDTSNPAVFVNGGLLRMYVGRRVRTVIQVLQSERGAVFGKSTDNLELVVKGSPSSIPLSTFVEVIGIADSEKSIRADIWTNFGDTFDTNSYNQLCQLASGEFKHLFV; this comes from the exons ATGGATACATCTAATCCTGCTGTCTTTGTCAATGGGGGACTCCTGCGTATGTATGTGGGACGAAGGGTACGGACGGTGATTCAGGTTCTGCAATCTGAACGTGGAGCTGTATTTGGAAAATCCACAGATAACCTGGAACTAGTTGTCAAAGGCTCCCCTTCCTCTATTCCTCTTTCAACCTTTGTTGAAGTCATTGGAATTGCTGATAGTGAGAAGTCCATCCGAGCTGACATTTGGACCAATTTTGGGGACACATTTG ACACTAATAGCTACAATCAGCTCTGCCAACTTGCAAGCGGGGAGTTTAAGCACTTGTTCGTCTGA